In the genome of Paenibacillus sp. GP183, the window CTCGCTGAAAGAAGAAAATCCCTGCAAAACGCTCTCACCTGGCTCGACACCCAGACGGAACATTTGAGAACGTCCAGCAAAAACCTGAACGAAATTACACGGGAATGGAGCCAGTATTGATGAAAAGAGTTCCGGTACTCGCCATTGACGCCGGAGGAACGAGCTGCCGAGCTGCCATCAGCAACATGGATGGACATATCGTCCATTATGCGGAAGGCGGTCCTTGTAACTATCAGAGTGTCGGTGTCAAACAAGCACGTGAAAATCTGACTGGTGTCCTGGATCAGCTTACAAGCGTATCAGGGCAGGGACTTTGGGTCGAACAAGCTGTCATCGGGATTGCTGGACTTGATACGGAGCACGACCAGCTCATCATTGAGAGCTTTGTGAAAGAAGCCTTTCGCCAATCGAATGTTCAAGCGGATACTTTGGTTTTAAACAACGATGGTATGATTACATTGCTTGGCAGTATTGGTGAAGCTCCCGGAATTATCGTTGTCTCCGGTACCGGCTCGATCGTCCTCGGAAAAACAAGCGACGGACGCCAAACGCGTGTCGGGGGTTGGGGACACCGCATCGGTGACGATGGAAGCGGACACGCCATAGGGCAGTCAGCATTAAGGCACATGATCAAAGCCTTCGATGGGTGTGAACCGGTATCCGGGTTACGCGACGCGATCCTGCATGAGCTGCAGCTGCATACGATCCCGGAATTGATGGCGTGGGTTTATTCGGATTCGTACACAGTCGAACGGGTAGCTTCCTTGGCCCCGGTTGTATTCCGGCTCGCACACTCTGGAGATTCCGCTGCATCCGCAATTCTTGAGCGTGCGGGAACCGACTTGGCCAGTGCATGCGCCACGGTCATTGAACGATTGGAGCTTGAGAAAGCGCCGTTTGACATGGTTATTGCAGGCGGCATCCTACAGAAAGATACGCTGGTCATCTATAAAATGATGGATGACCTCACTAAAAAATTTACGAATTTTCATGTCACTCAGTCTTATAATGAACCGATTTACAGTGCCCTGCTTTACGGGTTACGCAGCCTGAATTGTGCCTCAGAGGAAGTAATGGCGAATTGTGCGCAAGAGCTGCTTCAATGGCAGACGCAGATGAAACCCGTGCTCTCGACGGATGCCAATCAATCATAGGAGGTTGGAAAGCAATATGCAGCCCATCGATAAAGTGCATGTAAAGGAAAAATTAAATCAATTCCTGGGCCAGGAGGTTTACCTTCATCTAGAGACAACCACAGGCTCGTATGCCTCCTTGCTGGGAGAGAAGGCCATGTCCGTGTGTGCTTACATACGCAACGGCAAAATCAAATACCATCGTGGTGAAATCACGGGGAATGGTCCGTTTCGCGTCGGACTGAAGATGCAGGATGGATGGGTGTATGCCGAAGGATTAACCGATTACGAGGTCATGGAGGGTGAACAATTGCTGCTTGCCGGACACGATCAAGAGGGTCAACTGGGGATTGCTCTCCAGCTCAGTAACCGCCCTTTTCAAAATTAATGAACCGAGGGGAGTAAATCTCATGACTCAACCTGTATTGGCTGTATTTCCGCATCCGGACGATGAAACGTTCGGTAAAGCCGGTGCTCTTTCGCTGCATGCCCAGGCGGGTGTGCCGATTACGCTAATTTGTGCGACTTCAGGACAAATGGGCCGCCGGATGGGTAACCCGTTTTTTGCGAATCGGGAAACGCTGTCCTTAATCCGCGAGAAGGAACTGCAAGACGCTTGTGACATGATTGGCATCCAGGATATTCGCTTATGGCGAATGCTCGATAAGACTCTGCAGTTCGAAGACCCTGAAGAGCTCGCTGACCGAATCTTTGAAGTGATTCAGGAAATCCGCCCTTTCCGTGTTTATACCTATTATCCCGAACACGGCGTTCATCCTGATCATGATGCACTCGCTGCGGCGACGATCATCGCCATTCAGCGGCTGCCGAAGGAGCAAAGGCCGGAGATCTACGCTTCTGCGTTCTCCAAGAATTGTTTGGAGGTTCTGGGGCCCCCGAACATCATTATGGACGTCTCCAGTGTGCTTGACCGCAAGTTGGCAGCCCTTCGTGCCCATCGTTCGCAGTCGGAAGTGTTTACGAAAAAACTGGATCAAGAGTTTGCCGAGCATCCCGAACGGAAAAATGAAATTTTTGCTTCACAAATGATAGAGAAATATTGGACTTATCAATGGCCGGAGGTGCTTTAATCTACAAAAGCTGCCTTCATCTCAAATGTGATGAAGGCAGCCCATTATCCATACCTCAGACAAGCATCATCAATGACTTACTTTTTTAATAATGGCATCCAATTTACGGTTAATTAGTTTAAGACCTCTTACTACTTTGATTAAGCCTTTCCCTAATTTCTTGTCCTTTACTAATTTGAAATCCATTCTGGCCTGTTTAGCGCGTTTTTTAAATTTATTTTCCATCTGCATGTACTCCTTTCAATCATTTAATGGATACATTTTAATAAATGCACCGAAGCATAAAATGGCTTGGATGAGTACCCTGATTTTTGATAAAAATTCCTTTCACAACAGACTCTTTAATTCTTTTCTGTAAGTTCTGACCTGTTTTTTTGAAGGAAGAGCCATTCTGGCAAGCGTATTCCGGTTATGGCTTTTCAAGGAGCGGATAATGGGATAAGGCACAAGCAGCAGTGTGTACAGGATGTGCAAATCTTCATTGCTTAACGGACGCTTGCGGTCGTAATACTCGATCCAGTGACATATTTCTTTACCTTGCCAGGGGTAATTACGATGCAGCATATGAGAAAA includes:
- a CDS encoding BadF/BadG/BcrA/BcrD ATPase family protein, which translates into the protein MKRVPVLAIDAGGTSCRAAISNMDGHIVHYAEGGPCNYQSVGVKQARENLTGVLDQLTSVSGQGLWVEQAVIGIAGLDTEHDQLIIESFVKEAFRQSNVQADTLVLNNDGMITLLGSIGEAPGIIVVSGTGSIVLGKTSDGRQTRVGGWGHRIGDDGSGHAIGQSALRHMIKAFDGCEPVSGLRDAILHELQLHTIPELMAWVYSDSYTVERVASLAPVVFRLAHSGDSAASAILERAGTDLASACATVIERLELEKAPFDMVIAGGILQKDTLVIYKMMDDLTKKFTNFHVTQSYNEPIYSALLYGLRSLNCASEEVMANCAQELLQWQTQMKPVLSTDANQS
- the bshB2 gene encoding bacillithiol biosynthesis deacetylase BshB2; this translates as MTQPVLAVFPHPDDETFGKAGALSLHAQAGVPITLICATSGQMGRRMGNPFFANRETLSLIREKELQDACDMIGIQDIRLWRMLDKTLQFEDPEELADRIFEVIQEIRPFRVYTYYPEHGVHPDHDALAAATIIAIQRLPKEQRPEIYASAFSKNCLEVLGPPNIIMDVSSVLDRKLAALRAHRSQSEVFTKKLDQEFAEHPERKNEIFASQMIEKYWTYQWPEVL
- a CDS encoding YojF family protein, coding for MQPIDKVHVKEKLNQFLGQEVYLHLETTTGSYASLLGEKAMSVCAYIRNGKIKYHRGEITGNGPFRVGLKMQDGWVYAEGLTDYEVMEGEQLLLAGHDQEGQLGIALQLSNRPFQN